From Chloroflexota bacterium, a single genomic window includes:
- a CDS encoding ABC transporter ATP-binding protein, whose protein sequence is MIDATFRRLRSWIVDSPRWLLVCSLRSISLPLTMLTAVCVLLNVALPTAFALLSGHLINTLPDAIEQGPGSPAGQQMLVAVVALGLTFLFIQIVISVRTTAANALGRRFMGEHTRRVMVATLAPPGLAHLEDPAYLDQVSRALATNRHDSQLAVMGLAAQAVTKLQGIVGLAIVAYFQWWLAVPLLLAMLHSARHFGPVRRGLVNMRMGKADSLRRANYLLKLTLRPEAAKEIRVFGLADWLVDRFQHTWMTAMAELWLARSSLWRTAAWAGLPVVIAQVVGLSAIGWATLNGTVDLGSLVVYVRALLLAQQLSALSDADAMIDHGTSGLPATADLERIAADEERRAGQHARPAKGLPQREIRFERVSFSYPGDRAPIFSDLDLTIAAGRTLAIVGENGAGKTTLVKLLARLYEPTAGRITADGIDLTDLDIRSWQRTVAAIFQDYMRYELPATDNVGFGAVERRENRAALVGAAQRANALDLIQGLPHGWDTALSRRFTDGTDLSGGQWQRIAMARALFAAAGGAGILVLDEPTAQLDVRAEAAFYDQFFDLTRGLTTIVISHRFSTVRRADRIVVLDGGRVVEDGSHTELLAAGGRYAEMFELQAARFGEHESSDAPAEVP, encoded by the coding sequence TTGATCGACGCGACCTTCAGGCGCTTGCGTTCATGGATCGTCGATTCGCCGCGCTGGCTGCTCGTGTGCAGTCTTCGGTCCATCAGCCTCCCACTCACGATGCTCACCGCCGTCTGCGTTCTGCTCAACGTCGCCTTGCCGACGGCGTTCGCGCTGCTCTCCGGCCACCTGATCAACACCCTGCCGGACGCGATCGAGCAGGGGCCGGGCTCGCCGGCCGGCCAGCAGATGCTGGTGGCGGTAGTAGCGCTCGGGTTGACCTTCCTCTTCATCCAGATCGTGATCTCGGTCCGGACGACGGCCGCGAACGCTCTCGGCCGGCGCTTCATGGGCGAGCACACCCGGCGGGTCATGGTGGCGACGCTGGCCCCGCCTGGCCTGGCCCACCTCGAAGACCCGGCCTACCTCGATCAGGTGTCTCGGGCGCTCGCCACCAACCGCCATGATTCGCAACTGGCCGTGATGGGCCTGGCTGCGCAGGCGGTGACAAAGCTGCAGGGTATCGTCGGGCTGGCGATCGTCGCCTACTTCCAGTGGTGGCTGGCCGTCCCGTTGCTGCTGGCGATGCTCCACAGCGCGCGTCACTTCGGGCCGGTCCGTCGCGGGCTGGTCAACATGCGGATGGGCAAGGCCGATTCCCTCCGCCGCGCCAACTACCTGCTAAAGCTCACGCTGCGCCCGGAGGCGGCCAAGGAGATCCGCGTTTTCGGGCTTGCCGACTGGCTGGTCGATCGGTTCCAGCACACCTGGATGACGGCGATGGCCGAGTTGTGGTTGGCCCGCTCGTCGCTCTGGAGGACGGCGGCCTGGGCCGGCCTACCGGTCGTGATCGCCCAGGTCGTCGGCCTGTCCGCGATCGGGTGGGCGACCCTGAATGGCACCGTCGACCTGGGCTCGCTGGTGGTGTACGTTCGGGCGTTGCTGCTGGCGCAGCAACTCTCGGCCCTCTCTGACGCCGATGCCATGATCGACCACGGCACGTCCGGCCTGCCGGCAACAGCCGACCTCGAACGGATCGCCGCCGACGAGGAGCGGCGGGCAGGCCAGCACGCCCGTCCGGCCAAGGGTCTGCCGCAGCGCGAGATCCGCTTCGAGCGCGTCTCCTTCAGCTATCCCGGCGACCGCGCCCCCATCTTCTCCGACCTCGACCTCACGATCGCGGCCGGCCGGACCCTGGCGATCGTCGGCGAGAACGGGGCCGGCAAGACCACCCTGGTCAAGCTGCTGGCGCGCCTCTACGAGCCCACGGCCGGGCGGATCACCGCCGATGGCATCGACCTGACGGACCTGGACATCCGGTCCTGGCAGCGAACGGTGGCGGCCATCTTCCAGGACTACATGCGCTACGAGCTGCCGGCCACGGACAACGTCGGATTCGGGGCCGTCGAGCGGCGCGAGAATCGGGCGGCGCTGGTCGGAGCGGCGCAGCGGGCCAACGCCCTCGACCTGATCCAGGGGCTGCCCCACGGCTGGGACACGGCCCTGTCGCGCCGGTTCACCGATGGTACCGACCTCTCGGGGGGCCAGTGGCAGCGCATTGCGATGGCGCGCGCGCTCTTCGCGGCGGCTGGTGGGGCCGGCATCCTGGTGCTGGACGAGCCGACCGCCCAGCTCGACGTGCGGGCCGAGGCCGCCTTCTACGATCAGTTCTTCGACCTGACCCGTGGCCTCACCACGATCGTCATCTCCCACCGCTTCTCGACGGTGCGGCGGGCGGATCGGATCGTGGTGCTGGATGGCGGGCGCGTCGTGGAAGATGGTAGCCACACCGAGCTGCTGGCGGCGGGCGGGCGGTACGCCGAGATGTTCGAGCTCCAAGCGGCGCGCTTCGGCGAGCACGAGAGCAGCGACGCTCCGGCGGAGGTGCCATGA
- a CDS encoding ABC transporter ATP-binding protein: MTQRIVVPQSIRALWLISGLAFRAEPRGATAALLVTLAESVNGAFFALGMRWLVDGAAHRDAAGVVLSLVLLGSNSLVANLAALLGFALRNGVRERTSLAIERQLASLTAGIPSLDHFERPEYLKQLDLLREERARLGWVHQSAVVVLGYVVTLAGTLLLLASVDWVLLALPLFGLPIIYLSGRAQRRMHAVQEELIEPRRLEWHLYDVATSAAAGKEVRVFGLRDEIMRRHRQLRRLLDHGHDVAQLRMAAETMLGWIIFALGFVGAILFVALRASRGEATLGDVAMTIALANQVQSQLAGLVGETTQLLWVLDASRRYVWLVEYAAAVERPTSGALVAPPDALRRGIRLDGVTFRYPGTEREVLRDVSLQIPAGATVAIVGENGAGKTTLVKLLTRLYEPTDGRILADGVDLRQFAIAEWRARTSAGFQDFARFELLARENVGVGDLTRLADPIAVGAALDRAEASGVIATLPSGLETQLGASFEDGAELSGGQWQKLALGRAMMRTTPLLLVLDEPTAALDAQAEHALFERYAGAAREQAANGAITVLVSHRFSTVRMADLIVVVADGRIAEVGGHDDLMTAAGLYSELYELQARAYR; this comes from the coding sequence ATGACACAGCGTATCGTGGTGCCGCAGTCGATTCGGGCGCTCTGGCTGATCTCGGGTCTGGCGTTCCGCGCCGAGCCACGTGGTGCGACGGCCGCACTACTGGTGACGCTGGCCGAGAGCGTGAACGGGGCCTTCTTCGCGCTGGGGATGCGTTGGCTGGTCGACGGCGCCGCCCACCGCGACGCGGCCGGCGTGGTGCTCAGTCTGGTGCTGCTGGGCAGCAACTCGCTGGTCGCGAATCTGGCCGCGTTGCTGGGGTTCGCCTTGCGGAATGGCGTGCGTGAGCGCACCTCATTGGCGATCGAGCGGCAGTTGGCGTCGCTGACGGCCGGCATTCCGAGCCTCGACCACTTCGAGCGTCCGGAGTACCTCAAGCAGTTGGATCTCCTGCGCGAGGAGCGGGCCCGCCTGGGCTGGGTCCACCAGTCGGCGGTGGTCGTGCTGGGCTACGTGGTGACACTGGCCGGGACGCTGCTGTTGCTGGCCAGCGTCGACTGGGTCTTGTTGGCGCTGCCGCTGTTCGGCTTGCCCATCATCTACTTGAGCGGCCGGGCCCAGCGTCGGATGCACGCTGTCCAGGAGGAGCTGATCGAGCCGCGTCGCCTGGAGTGGCACCTGTACGACGTCGCGACGTCGGCCGCCGCCGGCAAGGAGGTCCGGGTCTTCGGCCTGCGCGACGAGATCATGCGAAGGCATCGGCAGCTTCGGCGGCTGCTCGACCACGGGCATGACGTCGCGCAGCTTCGTATGGCCGCCGAGACGATGCTGGGCTGGATCATCTTCGCGCTGGGCTTCGTGGGGGCCATCCTCTTCGTGGCGCTGCGCGCAAGTCGGGGCGAGGCGACGCTCGGCGACGTCGCCATGACGATCGCGCTGGCGAATCAGGTGCAGTCGCAGCTAGCCGGGCTGGTCGGCGAGACGACGCAGCTCTTATGGGTGCTGGACGCGTCGCGGCGCTACGTCTGGCTGGTGGAGTACGCGGCGGCCGTCGAGCGCCCGACCTCGGGCGCGCTGGTCGCCCCGCCCGACGCCCTGCGACGAGGCATCCGCCTGGATGGCGTCACCTTCCGCTACCCCGGCACCGAGCGCGAGGTACTGCGCGACGTCAGCCTCCAGATCCCGGCCGGCGCGACGGTCGCGATCGTGGGTGAGAATGGGGCCGGCAAGACGACGCTCGTGAAGCTGCTCACGCGCCTGTACGAGCCGACGGACGGGCGCATCCTGGCGGACGGCGTCGACCTGCGCCAGTTCGCCATCGCCGAGTGGCGGGCGCGCACGTCGGCCGGCTTCCAGGATTTCGCCCGTTTCGAGCTGCTGGCCCGCGAGAACGTCGGCGTAGGCGATCTCACCCGCCTGGCCGATCCGATCGCGGTGGGCGCGGCGCTCGACCGGGCGGAGGCATCGGGTGTGATCGCGACGCTGCCGTCCGGCCTGGAGACGCAGCTCGGGGCGAGCTTCGAGGATGGCGCCGAGTTGTCCGGCGGCCAGTGGCAGAAGCTGGCGCTCGGTCGTGCGATGATGCGGACGACGCCACTGTTGCTGGTCCTCGACGAGCCGACGGCCGCCCTGGACGCCCAGGCGGAGCACGCGCTGTTCGAGCGTTATGCTGGCGCCGCTCGAGAACAGGCGGCGAACGGCGCGATCACGGTCCTGGTGTCGCACCGGTTCTCGACGGTGCGGATGGCGGACTTGATCGTAGTGGTCGCCGATGGCCGCATCGCGGAAGTCGGCGGCCACGACGATCTCATGACCGCCGCTGGCCTCTACTCGGAGCTGTACGAGCTGCAAGCCAGGGCGTATCGATGA
- a CDS encoding phosphotransferase → MPVNDVAAVTARQGRFALKLYNTRTRTAAEVQWETDLIRHLLRHGVPVVAPIDEQLERMRRHLVQAGRWPEMVALAERLKQRIDDPALDRGVCHMDLSLSNIRRSGDRAIAC, encoded by the coding sequence GTGCCCGTCAACGACGTCGCCGCGGTCACCGCCCGGCAGGGCAGGTTCGCGCTCAAGCTCTACAACACGCGGACGCGGACCGCCGCTGAGGTGCAGTGGGAGACTGACCTCATCAGGCACCTGCTGCGGCACGGCGTGCCCGTGGTCGCGCCGATCGACGAGCAGCTGGAGCGCATGCGCCGGCACCTCGTGCAGGCCGGCCGCTGGCCCGAGATGGTCGCCTTGGCCGAGCGTCTGAAGCAACGCATCGACGATCCGGCACTAGATCGTGGCGTCTGCCACATGGACCTGTCGCTGAGCAACATCCGTCGCAGCGGAGACAGGGCGATTGCATGTTGA
- a CDS encoding ABC transporter ATP-binding protein yields MRLLLRLLSFLRPYWRLTAGAYICVVLNAAFTLVVPWMLGQAVDRGIVLGDMSFVAKMGVFILAASVLRGLFAFGQGYLAEASAQGVSYQLRRALYGHVQRLSFSFHDQAQTGELMARATADVESVRAFTGRGLTQVANMVLLLLGVAIALFGMNWKLALLSMLLLPALAWRAYRFGREVRPMHRAVQDELATLANRIQETVAGIQVVKAFGRGQYEVERFDRQNERLYRRYVAAARATALNAPFLDLLSNGCTLLMLWLGGILVVWGQLSFGELVAFYAYLLQLVLPIRRGGWLMTMAARASASSERIFEILDTPVRVADRDGATVLPPLIGSVEFEDVSCSYYPGRPVLQQVSFRAEPGQTVALVGATGSGKTSIANLIPRFYDVDGGRVLVDGHDVRDVQIGSLRQQIGIVMQETLLFADTVRANIAFGRPGASDAEIRAAARAARADEFIERLPERYETPVGERGVSLSGGQKQRIAIARALLMNPRILILDEFTSSVDVATERLIRAALVELMRNRTTFVIAHRLSTVRAANQILVLEAGQLVAIGTHEQLLETTPLYRDTYALQLQSDDAASSTGEPDRAGQLPSPTNGIAGSTGHTATGAPVRVERAPS; encoded by the coding sequence GTGCGACTGCTCCTCCGCCTGCTCTCATTCCTGCGGCCGTACTGGCGTCTCACCGCCGGCGCGTACATCTGCGTTGTCCTCAATGCAGCGTTCACCCTCGTCGTGCCGTGGATGCTTGGGCAGGCCGTCGATCGCGGCATCGTCCTTGGCGACATGTCGTTCGTCGCCAAAATGGGCGTCTTCATCCTGGCCGCCAGCGTCCTGCGCGGCCTCTTCGCCTTCGGACAGGGCTATCTCGCGGAGGCCTCCGCCCAGGGCGTCAGCTATCAGCTACGCAGGGCCCTGTACGGCCACGTTCAGCGGCTCTCTTTCAGCTTCCACGATCAGGCCCAGACCGGCGAGCTGATGGCCCGTGCCACGGCCGACGTCGAGTCCGTCCGCGCCTTCACCGGGCGCGGGCTGACGCAGGTTGCCAACATGGTGCTGCTGCTGCTCGGCGTCGCCATCGCCCTGTTTGGGATGAACTGGAAGCTGGCGCTGCTCTCGATGCTGCTGCTGCCGGCCCTGGCCTGGCGCGCCTACCGCTTCGGCCGCGAGGTCCGCCCGATGCACCGCGCCGTGCAGGACGAGCTGGCGACCCTGGCGAACCGTATCCAGGAGACCGTCGCCGGCATCCAGGTCGTCAAGGCGTTCGGGCGCGGTCAGTACGAAGTCGAGCGGTTCGACCGCCAGAACGAGCGGCTCTACCGTCGCTACGTCGCGGCAGCCCGCGCCACCGCACTCAACGCCCCCTTCCTCGACCTCCTCTCCAACGGCTGCACCCTCTTGATGCTCTGGCTCGGCGGCATCCTCGTCGTCTGGGGGCAGTTGAGCTTCGGCGAGCTGGTCGCCTTCTACGCCTACCTGCTCCAACTGGTGTTGCCGATCCGCCGCGGCGGCTGGCTGATGACGATGGCCGCCCGCGCCTCGGCCTCCTCTGAGCGCATCTTCGAGATCCTCGATACGCCCGTGCGCGTGGCAGACCGTGATGGCGCAACCGTCCTGCCGCCGCTCATCGGGTCCGTCGAGTTCGAAGACGTCTCCTGCTCCTACTATCCCGGCCGCCCGGTGCTCCAGCAGGTCAGCTTCCGCGCCGAGCCTGGGCAGACCGTCGCACTCGTCGGCGCGACCGGCTCCGGCAAGACCTCGATCGCCAACCTGATCCCGCGCTTCTACGACGTGGATGGCGGCCGGGTGCTGGTGGACGGCCACGACGTCCGCGACGTGCAGATCGGGAGCCTGCGCCAGCAGATCGGTATCGTCATGCAGGAGACGCTGCTGTTCGCCGACACCGTTCGCGCGAATATCGCGTTTGGCCGGCCCGGCGCGAGTGATGCCGAGATCCGCGCCGCTGCCCGTGCCGCCCGCGCCGACGAGTTCATCGAGCGGCTGCCGGAACGGTACGAGACCCCCGTCGGCGAGCGCGGCGTCTCGCTCTCGGGCGGCCAGAAGCAGCGCATCGCCATCGCGCGGGCGCTGCTGATGAACCCGCGCATCCTGATCCTCGACGAGTTCACCTCCAGCGTGGACGTTGCCACCGAGCGGCTGATCCGCGCCGCCCTGGTCGAGTTGATGCGGAACCGCACCACGTTCGTCATCGCGCACCGCCTCTCGACGGTCCGCGCAGCCAACCAGATCCTGGTGCTGGAGGCCGGGCAGCTCGTCGCCATCGGCACGCACGAGCAGCTGCTGGAGACGACGCCGCTCTACCGCGACACCTACGCCCTCCAGCTCCAGTCCGACGACGCCGCATCCTCGACAGGCGAGCCCGATCGTGCTGGTCAGCTGCCATCTCCGACGAACGGTATCGCTGGCTCCACCGGCCACACGGCTACCGGCGCGCCCGTGCGCGTGGAGCGTGCGCCCTCATGA
- a CDS encoding ABC transporter ATP-binding protein, protein MIARPGTWRGGGGLDDVPDVDRVPFDKRNMQRAIAYTRPHRRQLLIALILTTFATAMSVLAPYLVKVAIDEHIAVGDIAGLTVIAVITLGVYVLGYLASARQIVIMSVVGQQILLTMRAQLFRHLQRLPMGYYHRTPTGVTVSRLISDVLAMNEVLTNGILSLVTDILLLLSTVAIMLYLSPRLALVTIGVMPIMVIAIWIFTERAKVAYRRTRQTVGAVAAGFQENVDGVRVVQAFSREGVNEDQFDRINEDNRQANVSANTLSSGLMPVIELANALATVSVVWYGGMLVLAGDPSVTLGVLVAFLTYVTRFFQPLRELTQFYNQLQAAMAGAEKVFELLDEPVTLDERPNAVTPETVRGDVSFQHVGFSYGVRPVLTDISFDIPAGTMTALVGHTGAGKTTISALLARFYDPTEGAVLLDGHDLRDLSFAALRKNIAVVLQDNFLFSGTVAENIRYGRPDATDEQVIEAAKLAHAHEFITRFPKGYETTVMERAANLSLGQRQLIAIARAVLADPRVLILDEATSNVDPRTEVQLQEALQRLLSGRTSLVVAHRLSTIHAADQVLVVDGGEIVERGRHAELLARGGAYHRLHQQQFASPEEASATASSPA, encoded by the coding sequence ATGATCGCGCGACCCGGCACCTGGCGGGGCGGCGGCGGTCTCGACGATGTCCCAGATGTCGATCGTGTCCCCTTCGACAAGCGGAACATGCAGCGGGCTATCGCCTACACCCGCCCGCATCGACGGCAACTGCTGATCGCCCTGATCCTGACCACCTTCGCCACCGCGATGAGCGTCCTGGCGCCGTACCTCGTGAAGGTCGCCATTGACGAGCATATCGCCGTGGGGGACATCGCCGGACTGACGGTCATCGCCGTCATCACGCTCGGCGTCTACGTCCTCGGCTACCTCGCCTCGGCCCGCCAGATCGTCATCATGTCCGTCGTCGGGCAGCAGATCCTGCTGACGATGCGCGCCCAGTTGTTCCGCCACCTGCAGCGGCTCCCGATGGGCTACTACCACCGCACGCCCACGGGCGTCACCGTCTCGCGGCTCATCAGCGACGTGCTGGCGATGAACGAGGTGCTCACCAACGGCATCCTCAGCCTGGTGACGGACATCCTCCTGTTGCTCTCGACCGTCGCCATCATGCTCTACCTGAGTCCCCGGCTGGCCCTGGTCACCATCGGCGTCATGCCGATCATGGTCATCGCTATCTGGATATTCACCGAGCGGGCGAAGGTTGCGTACCGCCGGACCCGCCAGACGGTCGGGGCGGTGGCGGCCGGCTTCCAGGAGAACGTGGACGGCGTGCGTGTGGTGCAGGCGTTCTCCCGCGAGGGCGTCAACGAGGACCAGTTCGACCGCATCAACGAGGACAACCGGCAGGCGAACGTCAGCGCCAATACGCTGTCCTCGGGCCTGATGCCCGTCATCGAGCTGGCGAACGCCCTCGCCACCGTCTCTGTCGTCTGGTACGGCGGCATGCTGGTGCTGGCCGGCGACCCCAGCGTGACGCTCGGCGTGCTGGTCGCCTTCCTGACCTACGTCACCCGCTTCTTCCAGCCCCTGCGTGAGCTGACCCAGTTCTACAACCAGCTCCAGGCCGCGATGGCCGGCGCGGAGAAGGTCTTCGAGCTGCTGGACGAGCCGGTCACGCTGGACGAGCGCCCGAACGCCGTGACGCCCGAGACGGTGCGCGGCGATGTCTCGTTCCAGCACGTCGGGTTCAGCTACGGCGTCCGGCCCGTGCTCACGGACATCAGTTTTGATATCCCAGCCGGCACGATGACCGCCCTCGTCGGCCACACCGGGGCCGGTAAGACGACCATCTCAGCCCTGCTCGCTCGCTTCTACGATCCGACCGAGGGGGCCGTCCTGCTCGACGGCCACGACCTGCGCGATCTCTCGTTTGCGGCCCTGCGGAAGAACATCGCCGTCGTCCTCCAGGACAACTTCCTCTTCTCCGGCACCGTCGCCGAGAACATCCGCTACGGCCGCCCAGATGCCACCGACGAACAGGTGATCGAGGCGGCGAAGCTGGCCCACGCCCACGAGTTCATCACCCGCTTCCCCAAAGGGTATGAGACGACTGTCATGGAGCGGGCCGCCAACCTCTCGCTCGGGCAGCGCCAGTTGATCGCCATCGCGCGGGCCGTGCTGGCCGATCCGCGTGTGCTGATCCTGGACGAGGCAACGTCCAATGTGGACCCGCGCACCGAGGTCCAGTTGCAGGAGGCGTTGCAGCGGCTGCTGTCCGGCCGCACCAGCCTCGTGGTGGCGCACCGGCTCTCGACGATCCATGCCGCCGATCAGGTGCTGGTGGTGGACGGCGGCGAGATCGTTGAGCGAGGCCGGCACGCCGAGCTGTTGGCCCGAGGCGGCGCGTACCACCGCCTGCACCAGCAGCAGTTCGCCTCACCCGAAGAAGCCTCCGCGACGGCGTCGTCCCCAGCCTGA
- a CDS encoding Uma2 family endonuclease — protein sequence MTANTKLLTADDLWQLPDDGMQHELVRGELRSMAPRGFQHGRSSTRIGRSLDHFVEEHGLGEVMTSEIGYRLESDPDTVRGPDVSFISAAHLARVGEPRTFFAGSPDLAVEVVSPNDRYTDVQEKVSEWLQAGARLVFVVDPRRRTVTVSRPDLTTFTLGIEDTLPGEDVVPGWSMSVRELFEQK from the coding sequence ATGACGGCCAACACGAAGCTGCTGACGGCAGACGACCTCTGGCAGCTCCCGGACGACGGGATGCAGCACGAGCTGGTGCGCGGAGAGCTGAGATCGATGGCTCCACGGGGATTTCAACACGGACGATCATCAACGCGGATTGGACGATCACTCGACCACTTCGTTGAGGAACACGGGCTCGGCGAGGTGATGACCAGCGAGATCGGCTACCGGCTGGAGTCCGATCCGGACACGGTGCGCGGACCGGATGTCTCGTTCATCTCGGCAGCGCATCTTGCGAGGGTCGGCGAGCCGCGCACCTTCTTCGCGGGCTCCCCGGATCTCGCCGTCGAGGTCGTCTCGCCGAATGACCGCTACACCGATGTCCAGGAGAAGGTTTCTGAGTGGCTCCAGGCCGGGGCACGGCTCGTGTTCGTCGTCGATCCTCGTCGCCGGACTGTGACCGTCTCTCGGCCCGACCTCACGACCTTCACGCTCGGCATCGAGGACACGCTGCCTGGCGAGGACGTGGTGCCCGGCTGGTCGATGTCCGTTCGGGAGCTGTTCGAGCAGAAGTAG
- a CDS encoding LLM class F420-dependent oxidoreductase, producing the protein MQFGAMMFPTDYAIDPVRLGQELESRNFDSVFLPEHTHIPTSRQTPFPSGGDLPDEYRHTIDPFVALAAMAATTTRLKLGTGILLVIQRDTITTAREVASLDHISNGRALFGIGAGWNREEMGNHGTRFSTRWRLMREQMLAMQEIWTKEEAEYHGEFVNFDPIWQWPKPVQKPHPPIIIGGDGPKAVEALLEYGTGWIPRPQDRFAPLADRIADINRRLAERGREPVPIWVFGAPLDPKKLEEFRAAGVGTCVFRLPPTGPDDALRTLDQIGEAIKQLG; encoded by the coding sequence ATGCAGTTCGGCGCCATGATGTTCCCCACGGATTACGCCATCGACCCGGTCAGGCTGGGCCAGGAGCTGGAGTCGCGCAACTTCGACTCGGTGTTCCTGCCCGAGCACACCCACATCCCCACCAGCCGCCAGACGCCGTTCCCGTCTGGCGGCGACCTCCCCGACGAGTACCGTCACACCATCGACCCGTTCGTGGCGCTGGCCGCGATGGCCGCCACGACCACCCGGCTGAAGCTGGGGACCGGCATCCTGCTGGTGATCCAGCGGGACACCATCACCACGGCCCGCGAGGTCGCCAGCCTGGACCACATCTCCAACGGCCGGGCGCTGTTCGGCATCGGGGCCGGCTGGAATCGCGAGGAGATGGGCAACCACGGCACCCGCTTCTCGACCCGCTGGCGGCTGATGCGCGAGCAGATGCTGGCGATGCAGGAGATCTGGACGAAGGAGGAGGCCGAGTACCACGGCGAGTTCGTGAACTTCGACCCGATCTGGCAGTGGCCGAAGCCGGTCCAGAAGCCGCACCCGCCCATTATCATCGGCGGCGACGGCCCGAAGGCTGTCGAGGCCCTGCTGGAGTACGGGACCGGCTGGATCCCGCGCCCGCAGGACCGCTTTGCGCCGCTGGCGGACCGCATCGCCGACATCAATCGTCGGCTGGCCGAGCGGGGCCGCGAGCCGGTGCCGATCTGGGTCTTTGGGGCGCCGCTGGACCCGAAGAAGCTGGAGGAGTTCCGCGCGGCCGGCGTCGGCACCTGCGTCTTCCGCCTCCCGCCGACCGGCCCCGACGACGCGCTGCGGACGCTCGACCAGATCGGCGAGGCGATCAAGCAGCTCGGCTGA
- a CDS encoding LLM class F420-dependent oxidoreductase, whose product MEFGVTMFPADYAMDIPELARESEARGFESLWFPEHTHMPVATVLNSTGTGPLADEYRRTLDQWVALAAAAAVTSKIKLGSGICLVTQRDPILLAKEVASVDHLSNGRVIFGIGAGWNRPEIENHGVPYARRWRMMRERIAAMRAIWANDEAEYHGDLVDFGPIHSWPKPVQKPHPPIIVGGDGPRAVDHMVEYGDGWLPHPTGGGASLEDRMAAAKEKLAAAGRGPAPVTVFGAVGDDAEVAEYQRLGVARCVLRLPPRGRDQVLPALDRFAALVARHS is encoded by the coding sequence ATGGAGTTTGGCGTCACCATGTTCCCGGCCGACTACGCCATGGACATCCCAGAGCTGGCTCGGGAGTCCGAGGCGCGCGGGTTCGAATCGCTCTGGTTCCCGGAGCATACCCACATGCCGGTGGCCACCGTCCTGAACTCGACGGGCACTGGGCCGCTCGCGGACGAGTACCGGCGGACGCTCGATCAGTGGGTGGCGCTGGCGGCGGCAGCGGCCGTCACCTCGAAGATCAAGCTCGGGAGCGGCATCTGCCTCGTCACCCAGCGCGACCCGATCCTCCTGGCGAAGGAGGTCGCAAGCGTCGATCACCTCTCGAACGGGCGCGTCATCTTCGGCATTGGGGCCGGCTGGAACCGACCAGAGATCGAGAACCACGGCGTCCCGTATGCCCGGCGCTGGCGAATGATGCGCGAGCGGATCGCTGCGATGAGGGCGATCTGGGCAAACGACGAGGCCGAGTACCACGGCGATCTGGTCGATTTCGGCCCGATCCACTCCTGGCCGAAGCCGGTCCAGAAGCCGCACCCGCCGATCATCGTGGGCGGGGACGGCCCCCGCGCCGTTGACCACATGGTGGAGTACGGCGACGGCTGGCTGCCGCACCCGACGGGTGGCGGGGCCTCGCTGGAAGATCGGATGGCGGCGGCAAAGGAGAAGCTGGCGGCGGCGGGACGTGGGCCAGCCCCGGTCACCGTCTTCGGGGCCGTCGGCGACGACGCCGAGGTGGCGGAGTACCAACGGCTCGGCGTGGCGCGCTGCGTGCTGCGCCTGCCGCCCCGGGGCCGCGATCAGGTGCTGCCGGCGCTGGATCGGTTCGCGGCGCTGGTCGCCCGGCATAGCTGA